From Rhododendron vialii isolate Sample 1 chromosome 10a, ASM3025357v1, the proteins below share one genomic window:
- the LOC131304784 gene encoding AAA-ATPase ASD, mitochondrial-like isoform X1, producing MTGGEMWTQIGSSLAGLMFIWAMFKQYCPFEIEGHLQKYTQKLISLIYPYIHITFHEFTTEGFYERSKAYTAIERYLLTNSSTRAKRLKADMVRDSKSLVLSMDDYEEIVDEFKGIKVWWASSKNIPRSQVISFYGDEEKRFYVLKFHRRHREIVNGFYLNHVMEEGKAIEVKTRKRKLYTNNRSEQWAGRYQRTMWSHVVFEHPATFDTLAMEETKKKQIMNDLITFTKSKDYYKKIGKAWKRGYLLFGPPGTGKSTMIAAMANLLEYDVYDLELTAVKDNTELRKLLIETSNKSIIVIEDIDCSLDLTGQRKKKEEKEGDGDGKDPVSEKKNEDDEKSKESSKVTLSGLLNFIDGLWSACGGERIIVFTTNYVEKLDPALIRRGRMDKHIELSYCCFEAFKVLARNYLDLESHDLFERIGKLLEETKMSPADVAENLMPKSNDEDADACLANLIDAIEKAKEEAKAKAEEEEKEREKERVKDEEEKRLKAEKEEKEKEEKEQKSGEGVKEEKTRVEEVRENGVRENGVKVTN from the exons atgACTGGAGGAGAGATGTGGACCCAAATCGGGTCGTCACTCGCCGGCCTAATGTTCATATGGGCCATGTTCAAACAATACTGCCCCTTCGAAATCGAAGGCCACCtccaaaaatacacacaaaaactaATTTCCTTGATCTACCCCTACATCCACATCACTTTCCATGAGTTCACCACCGAGGGCTTTTACGAGCGGAGCAAAGCCTACACGGCCATCGAACGATACCTCTTGACCAACTCCTCCACCCGAGCCAAGCGGCTCAAGGCCGATATGGTCCGAGACTCCAAGTCCCTCGTCCTAAGCATGGACGACTACGAGGAAATCGTAGACGAATTCAAGGGGATCAAGGTTTGGTGGGCTTCGAGTAAGAACATACCCAGAAGCCAGGTGATTTCGTTTTACGGGGACGAGGAGAAGAGGTTTTACGTGCTCAAGTTCCACCGGAGGCATAGGGAGATTGTTAACGGGTTTTACTTGAACCATGTGATGGAAGAGGGGAAGGCAATCGAGGTTAAGACCCGGAAAAGGAAGCTGTATACGAACAATCGGAGCGAGCAATGGGCCGG GAGGTACCAGAGAACAATGTGGAGCCATGTGGTGTTTGAGCACCCTGCAACATTTGATACTTTAGCCATGGAGGAGACGAAGAAAAAGCAAATCATGAATGACCTCATTACCTTCACAAAGTCTAAAGACTActacaaaaaaattgggaaGGCCTGGAAAAGAGGTTATCTTCTTTTCGGGCCTCCAGGTACTGGTAAATCTACCATGATCGCGGCCATGGCCAATCTTCTAGAGTACGATGTGTATGATCTTGAATTGACCGCAGTAAAAGATAATACAGAGTTGAGAAAATTACTAATCGAGACATCGAATAAGTCTATCATAGTGATTGAAGACATTGATTGCTCGCTCGATCTGACTGGCCAGaggaagaaaaaggaggagaaagaaggGGATGGAGATGGAAAGGATCCTGTTAGTGAGAAAAAGAACGAGGATGATGAAAAGAGTAAGGAGAGTAGTAAGGTTACTTTGTCAGGGCTTTTGAATTTCATCGATGGGCTTTGGTCTGCTTGTGGAGGCGAAAGGATCATAGTTTTTACCACGAATTATGTGGAGAAACTCGACCCTGCACTGATTAGGAGAGGGAGGATGGATAAGCATATTGAGCTATCGTATTGTTGTTTTGAGGCGTTTAAAGTGCTCGCGAGGAACTATTTGGATCTCGAATCACACGATCTATTCGAGAGGATTGGGAAATTGTTGGAGGAAACAAAAATGAGTCCCGCTGATGTGGCAGAGAATTTGATGCCTAAGTCAAACGATGAAGATGCGGATGCATGTCTGGCGAATTTGATAGATGCAATTGAGAAAGCGAAGGAAGAAGCGAAGGCAAaggcagaggaggaggagaaggagagg gagaaggagagggtGAAGGATGAGGAAGAAAAGAGACTAAAAGCtgagaaagaagagaaggaaaaggaagagaagGAACAGAAATCTGGTGAAGGAGTGAAAGAGGAGAAAACAAGAGTAGAAGAAGTGAGAGAAAATGGGGTTAGAGAGAATGGGGTTAAGGTTACCAACTAA
- the LOC131304787 gene encoding AAA-ATPase ASD, mitochondrial-like, protein MTGGEMWTQIGSSLAGLMFIWAMFKQYRPFEIEGHLQKYTQKLISLIYPYIHITFQEFTTEGFYERSKAYTAIERYLLTNSSTRAKRLKADMVRDSKSLVLSMDDYEEIVDEFKGIKVWWASSKNIPRSQVISFYGDEEKRFYVLKFHRRHREIVNGFYLNHVMEEGKAIEVKTRKRKLYTNNRSEQWAGRYKRTMWSHVVFEHPATFDTLAMEETKKKQIMNDLITFTKSKDYYKKIGKAWKRGYLLFGPPGTGKSTMIAAMANLLEYDVYDLELTAVKDNTELRKLLIETSNKSIIVIEDIDCSLDLTGQRKKKEEKEGEGDGKDPVSEKKNEDDEKSKESSKVTLSGLLNFIDGLWSACGGERIIVFTTNYVEKLDPALIRRGRMDKHIELSYCCFEAFKVLARNYLDLESHDLFETIGKLLEETKMSPADVAENLMPKSNDEDADACLANLIDAIEKAKEEAKAKAEEEEKERVQAEEEKKAKAEKEEKEHKSDEAVEEKKTAGEEVKENGG, encoded by the exons atgACTGGAGGAGAGATGTGGACCCAAATCGGGTCGTCACTCGCCGGCCTAATGTTCATATGGGCCATGTTCAAACAATACCGCCCCTTCGAAATCGAAGGCCACCtccaaaaatacacacaaaaactaATTTCCTTGATCTACCCCTACATCCACATCACTTTCCAAGAGTTCACCACCGAGGGCTTTTACGAGCGGAGCAAAGCCTACACGGCCATCGAACGATACCTCTTGACCAACTCCTCCACCCGAGCCAAGCGGCTCAAGGCCGATATGGTCCGAGACTCCAAGTCCCTCGTCCTAAGCATGGACGACTACGAGGAAATCGTAGACGAATTCAAGGGGATCAAGGTTTGGTGGGCTTCGAGTAAGAACATACCCAGAAGCCAGGTGATTTCGTTTTACGGGGACGAGGAGAAGAGGTTTTACGTGCTCAAGTTCCACCGGAGGCATAGGGAGATTGTTAACGGGTTTTACTTGAACCATGTGATGGAAGAGGGGAAGGCAATCGAGGTTAAGACCCGGAAAAGGAAGCTGTATACGAACAATCGGAGCGAGCAATGGGCCGG GAGGTACAAGAGAACAATGTGGAGCCATGTGGTGTTTGAGCACCCTGCAACATTTGATACTTTAGCCATGGAGGAGACGAAGAAAAAGCAAATCATGAATGACCTCATTACCTTCACAAAGTCTAAAGACTActacaaaaaaattggaaaggcCTGGAAAAGAGGTTATCTTCTTTTCGGGCCTCCAGGTACTGGTAAATCTACCATGATTGCGGCCATGGCCAATCTTCTAGAGTACGATGTGTATGACCTTGAATTGACCGCAGTAAAAGATAATACAGAGTTGAGAAAATTACTAATCGAGACATCGAATAAGTCTATCATAGTGATTGAAGACATCGATTGCTCGCTCGATCTGACTGGCCAGaggaagaaaaaggaggagaaagaaggGGAGGGAGATGGAAAGGATCCTGTTAGTGAGAAAAAGAACGAGGATGATGAAAAGAGTAAGGAGAGTAGTAAGGTTACTTTGTCAGGGCTTTTGAATTTCATCGATGGGCTTTGGTCTGCTTGTGGAGGCGAAAGGATCATAGTTTTTACCACGAATTATGTGGAGAAACTCGACCCTGCACTGATTAGGAGAGGGAGGATGGATAAGCATATTGAGCTATCGTATTGTTGTTTTGAGGCATTTAAAGTGCTCGCGAGGAACTATTTGGATCTCGAATCACACGATCTATTCGAGACGATTGGGAAATTGTTGGAGGAAACAAAAATGAGTCCCGCTGATGTGGCAGAGAATTTGATGCCTAAGTCAAACGATGAAGATGCGGATGCATGTCTGGCGAATTTGATAGATGCAATTGAGAAAGCGAAGGAAGAAGCGAAGGCGAaggcagaggaggaggagaaggagagggtACAGGCTgaggaggaaaagaaagcaaaggctgagaaagaagagaaggaaCATAAATCTGATGAAGCAGTGGAAGAGAAGAAAACAGCAGGGGAAGAAGTGAAGGAAAATGGGGGTTGA
- the LOC131304784 gene encoding AAA-ATPase ASD, mitochondrial-like isoform X2, whose amino-acid sequence MTGGEMWTQIGSSLAGLMFIWAMFKQYCPFEIEGHLQKYTQKLISLIYPYIHITFHEFTTEGFYERSKAYTAIERYLLTNSSTRAKRLKADMVRDSKSLVLSMDDYEEIVDEFKGIKVWWASSKNIPRSQVISFYGDEEKRFYVLKFHRRHREIVNGFYLNHVMEEGKAIEVKTRKRKLYTNNRSEQWAGYQRTMWSHVVFEHPATFDTLAMEETKKKQIMNDLITFTKSKDYYKKIGKAWKRGYLLFGPPGTGKSTMIAAMANLLEYDVYDLELTAVKDNTELRKLLIETSNKSIIVIEDIDCSLDLTGQRKKKEEKEGDGDGKDPVSEKKNEDDEKSKESSKVTLSGLLNFIDGLWSACGGERIIVFTTNYVEKLDPALIRRGRMDKHIELSYCCFEAFKVLARNYLDLESHDLFERIGKLLEETKMSPADVAENLMPKSNDEDADACLANLIDAIEKAKEEAKAKAEEEEKEREKERVKDEEEKRLKAEKEEKEKEEKEQKSGEGVKEEKTRVEEVRENGVRENGVKVTN is encoded by the exons atgACTGGAGGAGAGATGTGGACCCAAATCGGGTCGTCACTCGCCGGCCTAATGTTCATATGGGCCATGTTCAAACAATACTGCCCCTTCGAAATCGAAGGCCACCtccaaaaatacacacaaaaactaATTTCCTTGATCTACCCCTACATCCACATCACTTTCCATGAGTTCACCACCGAGGGCTTTTACGAGCGGAGCAAAGCCTACACGGCCATCGAACGATACCTCTTGACCAACTCCTCCACCCGAGCCAAGCGGCTCAAGGCCGATATGGTCCGAGACTCCAAGTCCCTCGTCCTAAGCATGGACGACTACGAGGAAATCGTAGACGAATTCAAGGGGATCAAGGTTTGGTGGGCTTCGAGTAAGAACATACCCAGAAGCCAGGTGATTTCGTTTTACGGGGACGAGGAGAAGAGGTTTTACGTGCTCAAGTTCCACCGGAGGCATAGGGAGATTGTTAACGGGTTTTACTTGAACCATGTGATGGAAGAGGGGAAGGCAATCGAGGTTAAGACCCGGAAAAGGAAGCTGTATACGAACAATCGGAGCGAGCAATGGGCCGG GTACCAGAGAACAATGTGGAGCCATGTGGTGTTTGAGCACCCTGCAACATTTGATACTTTAGCCATGGAGGAGACGAAGAAAAAGCAAATCATGAATGACCTCATTACCTTCACAAAGTCTAAAGACTActacaaaaaaattgggaaGGCCTGGAAAAGAGGTTATCTTCTTTTCGGGCCTCCAGGTACTGGTAAATCTACCATGATCGCGGCCATGGCCAATCTTCTAGAGTACGATGTGTATGATCTTGAATTGACCGCAGTAAAAGATAATACAGAGTTGAGAAAATTACTAATCGAGACATCGAATAAGTCTATCATAGTGATTGAAGACATTGATTGCTCGCTCGATCTGACTGGCCAGaggaagaaaaaggaggagaaagaaggGGATGGAGATGGAAAGGATCCTGTTAGTGAGAAAAAGAACGAGGATGATGAAAAGAGTAAGGAGAGTAGTAAGGTTACTTTGTCAGGGCTTTTGAATTTCATCGATGGGCTTTGGTCTGCTTGTGGAGGCGAAAGGATCATAGTTTTTACCACGAATTATGTGGAGAAACTCGACCCTGCACTGATTAGGAGAGGGAGGATGGATAAGCATATTGAGCTATCGTATTGTTGTTTTGAGGCGTTTAAAGTGCTCGCGAGGAACTATTTGGATCTCGAATCACACGATCTATTCGAGAGGATTGGGAAATTGTTGGAGGAAACAAAAATGAGTCCCGCTGATGTGGCAGAGAATTTGATGCCTAAGTCAAACGATGAAGATGCGGATGCATGTCTGGCGAATTTGATAGATGCAATTGAGAAAGCGAAGGAAGAAGCGAAGGCAAaggcagaggaggaggagaaggagagg gagaaggagagggtGAAGGATGAGGAAGAAAAGAGACTAAAAGCtgagaaagaagagaaggaaaaggaagagaagGAACAGAAATCTGGTGAAGGAGTGAAAGAGGAGAAAACAAGAGTAGAAGAAGTGAGAGAAAATGGGGTTAGAGAGAATGGGGTTAAGGTTACCAACTAA
- the LOC131304784 gene encoding AAA-ATPase At3g28580-like isoform X3 — MTGGEMWTQIGSSLAGLMFIWAMFKQYCPFEIEGHLQKYTQKLISLIYPYIHITFHEFTTEGFYERSKAYTAIERYLLTNSSTRAKRLKADMVRDSKSLVLSMDDYEEIVDEFKGIKVWWASSKNIPRSQVISFYGDEEKRFYVLKFHRRHREIVNGFYLNHVMEEGKAIEVKTRKRKLYTNNRSEQWAGRYQRTMWSHVVFEHPATFDTLAMEETKKKQIMNDLITFTKSKDYYKKIGKAWKRGYLLFGPPGTGKSTMIAAMANLLEYDVYDLELTAVKDNTELRKLLIETSNKSIIVIEDIDCSLDLTGQRKKKEEKEGDGDGKDPVSEKKNEDDEKSKESSKVTLSGLLNFIDGLWSACGGERIIVFTTNYVEKLDPALIRRGRMDKHIELSYCCFEAFKVLARNYLDLESHDLFERIGKLLEETKMSPADVAENLMPKSNDEDADACLANLIDAIEKAKEEAKAKAEEEEKERERVKDEEEKRLKAEKEEKEKEEKEQKSGEGVKEEKTRVEEVRENGVRENGVKVTN; from the exons atgACTGGAGGAGAGATGTGGACCCAAATCGGGTCGTCACTCGCCGGCCTAATGTTCATATGGGCCATGTTCAAACAATACTGCCCCTTCGAAATCGAAGGCCACCtccaaaaatacacacaaaaactaATTTCCTTGATCTACCCCTACATCCACATCACTTTCCATGAGTTCACCACCGAGGGCTTTTACGAGCGGAGCAAAGCCTACACGGCCATCGAACGATACCTCTTGACCAACTCCTCCACCCGAGCCAAGCGGCTCAAGGCCGATATGGTCCGAGACTCCAAGTCCCTCGTCCTAAGCATGGACGACTACGAGGAAATCGTAGACGAATTCAAGGGGATCAAGGTTTGGTGGGCTTCGAGTAAGAACATACCCAGAAGCCAGGTGATTTCGTTTTACGGGGACGAGGAGAAGAGGTTTTACGTGCTCAAGTTCCACCGGAGGCATAGGGAGATTGTTAACGGGTTTTACTTGAACCATGTGATGGAAGAGGGGAAGGCAATCGAGGTTAAGACCCGGAAAAGGAAGCTGTATACGAACAATCGGAGCGAGCAATGGGCCGG GAGGTACCAGAGAACAATGTGGAGCCATGTGGTGTTTGAGCACCCTGCAACATTTGATACTTTAGCCATGGAGGAGACGAAGAAAAAGCAAATCATGAATGACCTCATTACCTTCACAAAGTCTAAAGACTActacaaaaaaattgggaaGGCCTGGAAAAGAGGTTATCTTCTTTTCGGGCCTCCAGGTACTGGTAAATCTACCATGATCGCGGCCATGGCCAATCTTCTAGAGTACGATGTGTATGATCTTGAATTGACCGCAGTAAAAGATAATACAGAGTTGAGAAAATTACTAATCGAGACATCGAATAAGTCTATCATAGTGATTGAAGACATTGATTGCTCGCTCGATCTGACTGGCCAGaggaagaaaaaggaggagaaagaaggGGATGGAGATGGAAAGGATCCTGTTAGTGAGAAAAAGAACGAGGATGATGAAAAGAGTAAGGAGAGTAGTAAGGTTACTTTGTCAGGGCTTTTGAATTTCATCGATGGGCTTTGGTCTGCTTGTGGAGGCGAAAGGATCATAGTTTTTACCACGAATTATGTGGAGAAACTCGACCCTGCACTGATTAGGAGAGGGAGGATGGATAAGCATATTGAGCTATCGTATTGTTGTTTTGAGGCGTTTAAAGTGCTCGCGAGGAACTATTTGGATCTCGAATCACACGATCTATTCGAGAGGATTGGGAAATTGTTGGAGGAAACAAAAATGAGTCCCGCTGATGTGGCAGAGAATTTGATGCCTAAGTCAAACGATGAAGATGCGGATGCATGTCTGGCGAATTTGATAGATGCAATTGAGAAAGCGAAGGAAGAAGCGAAGGCAAaggcagaggaggaggagaaggagagg gagagggtGAAGGATGAGGAAGAAAAGAGACTAAAAGCtgagaaagaagagaaggaaaaggaagagaagGAACAGAAATCTGGTGAAGGAGTGAAAGAGGAGAAAACAAGAGTAGAAGAAGTGAGAGAAAATGGGGTTAGAGAGAATGGGGTTAAGGTTACCAACTAA
- the LOC131304786 gene encoding AAA-ATPase ASD, mitochondrial-like isoform X2 yields MAGGEMWTQLGSSLAGLMFVWAMFKQYCPFEMEGHLKKYTQKLVSLLYPYIEVTFHEFTSESFYERSKAYGAIQRYLTTNSTTRAKRLKADMVRDSKSLVLSMDDYEEITDEFKGIKVWWASNKNIPRSQVISFYGDEEKRFYKLKFHRRDREIVFGSYLNHVMDEGKAIEVKSRKRKLYTNNRNEQWAGRYQRTMWSSVVFEHPATFDTLALEAKKKKEIMNDLITFTKSKDYYKKIGKSWKRGYLLFGPPGTGKSTMIAAMANLLEYDVYDLELTAVKDNTELRKLLIDTSNKSIIVIEDIDCSLDLTGQRKKKEEKDEEGDEKDPVSKKKKEDQEKSNESSKVTLSGLLNFIDGLWSACGGERIIVFTTNYVEKLDPALIRRGRMDKHIELSYCSFEAFKVLARNYLDLESHDLFEMIGKLLEETKISPADVAENLMPKSDDEDAADACLANLIKAIEKAKEEAKVKAEEEEKEKERAKAEEEKKAKAEKEEKEKAEKEEKDKEKEQKSDEEVKEKKTAGEEVKENGG; encoded by the exons ATGGCCGGAGGAGAGATGTGGACGCAACTCGGGTCGTCCCTCGCCGGCCTAATGTTCGTCTGGGCCATGTTCAAGCAATACTGCCCCTTCGAAATGGAAGGCCACCTCAAAAAATACACGCAAAAGCTAGTTTCCTTGCTCTACCCCTACATCGAAGTCACTTTCCACGAGTTCACCAGCGAGAGCTTCTACGAGCGGAGCAAGGCCTACGGTGCCATCCAACGCTACctcaccaccaactccaccacccgAGCCAAGCGGCTCAAGGCCGATATGGTTCGGGACTCCAAGTCCCTCGTCCTGAGCATGGACGACTACGAGGAAATCACAGACGAATTCAAGGGGATTAAGGTTTGGTGGGCTTCGAATAAGAATATACCCAGAAGCCAGGTGATTTCGTTTTATGGGGACGAGGAGAAGAGGTTTTATAAGCTCAAGTTCCACCGGAGGGACAGGGAGATTGTTTTCGGGTCTTACTTGAACCATGTGATGGATGAGGGGAAGGCGATCGAGGTGAAAAGCCGGAAAAGGAAGCTGTATACGAACAATCGGAATGAGCAATGGGCTGG GAGATATCAGAGAACAATGTGGAGCAGTGTGGTGTTTGAGCATCCAGCAACATTTGATACTCTGGCTTTGGAggcgaagaagaaaaaggaaatcatGAATGACCTCATCACCTTCACCAAGTCTAAAGACtactacaaaaaaattggcaagTCCTGGAAAAGAGGGTATCTTCTTTTCGGGCCTCCAGGCACTGGCAAATCCACCATGATCGCGGCCATGGCCAACCTACTAGAGTACGATGTGTATGACCTTGAATTGACCGCAGTGAAGGATAATACAGAGTTGAGGAAATTACTAATCGACACATCGAATAAGTCTATTATAGTGATTGAAGACATCGATTGCTCACTCGATCTGACTGgccagaggaagaagaaggaggagaaagACGAGGAGGGAGATGAAAAGGATCCTGTtagtaagaaaaagaaagaggatcAAGAAAAGAGTAACGAGAGTAGCAAGGTTACTTTGTCCGGGCTTTTGAATTTCATCGATGGGCTTTGGTCTGCTTGCGGAGGCGAAAGGATCATAGTTTTTACCACGAATTATGTGGAGAAACTCGACCCTGCTCTTATAAGGAGAGGGAGGATGGATAAGCATATTGAGCTATCGTATTGTAGTTTCGAGGCATTTAAAGTGCTCGCAAGGAATTACTTGGATCTCGAATCGCACGATCTGTTCGAGATGATTGGGAAATTGTTGGAGGAAACTAAAATCAGTCCCGCTGATGTGGCCGAGAATTTGATGCCTAAGTCAGATGATGAAGATGCAGCGGATGCATGTTTGGCGAATTTGATCAAGGCTATTGAGAAAGCGAAGGAAGAAGCGAAGGTgaaggcggaggaggaggagaaggagaaggagagggCAAAGGCTgaggaggaaaagaaagcaaaggctgagaaagaagagaaggagaaggctgagaaagaggagaaggacAAGGAGAAGGAACAGAAATCTGATGAAGAagtgaaagagaagaaaacagCAGGGGAAGAAGTGAAGGAAAATGGGGGTTAA